The window ACCCATCCCCAGAAAACCCGCTTATGTTCCACCCCCGTACCCCAACACTGTTAAGGTAAAAACAGTGCGGGTACAAAAGCCGCCACAGCCCAAAGGAACTAAAAGAGTGTCAAAAAAGACACGGCTCAAGCCAATGGCGAGAACGATGTTATATATCCTGCGATTGTTAATTGTGGGAGTCGGTATGGGTGCGATCGTTGGTACAGTATTATCAGCTCTCGACCCGGCTACTCGCATCAATTCCAACTCGCCCGTGTCATCAAATACTAATAATTCTAGTCAAGTTCAGTCACAAAGCACCCCTAATCCTGTAGCGCCAACTTCCGGTTTATACCTGTCCCAAGAAATTACTCCACTCAAAAATGCTGTGCAGAATTTGGCAGCTACCACCCCAGACCTCACACCGGGTATTTTCTTAGTTGATTTAGATAATGGTGGCTATGTAGATATTAATGCTGCCGTTGGTTTTCCTGCCGCCAGCACCATTAAAGTCCCGATTTTGGTAGCATTTTTCCAAGATGTTGATGCAGGCAAAATTCGCCTAGATGAAATGCTGACCATGCAGCAAGATATGATAGCTGGTGGTTCGGGGAATTTCCAATTTAAGCCTGTTGGCACACAGTATAGTGCCTTGGAAGTTGCCACCAAAATGATTACCATCAGCGACAACACAGCCACAAATATGCTGATTGCGCGACTGGGAGGCATAGACGCATTAAATCAACGTTTTCGCAGTTGGGGATTAACCACAACAGTAATTAAAAATAAATTGCCAGATTTACAAGGCACAAACATCACCAGTCCCAGAGAATTGGGTAACTTGATGGCAATGCTGAATCAAGGTAACTTTGTGAGTCTGCGATCGCGCGATATCATGTTGGATATTATGCGTCGTACCGAAAGAGATAATCTCCTACCTTCTGGTTTAGGTGCAGGTGCCAGAATCTACCACAAAACAGGTGATATTGGCACAATGTTGGCAGATACGGGTTTAGTGGATATTCCCAATGGTAAGCGTTACATCATTTCCTTGATGGTCAAACGCCCAAATAACGACCCCCGTGCCGAAAAACTCATTAGTTCCATTTCTCGGATTACTTACGAAAACCTCAGTCAAAGTAGCCCAGCAAATACAATCAATAACAATATCCCCACAAATACTTATCCATCCCCGTCCATTAGTTCTCCCGTACCGAATACTACTGGGATGATGCCCATAAGTGGTTATCAATCACCTATAATGAATCCTACTGTCCCTAATAACATCCCAATGACTGGCTATCAATCACCAGCCATTAACCCTCAGTATTATCCCCCAAGATAAATTTGTAACTTGGCATTTTTCATGACATCTACCCCACCCACAATTCAGTTTTTTGCAGGCATTTTTGAAGAACTCAGCAATGTGAGTTTGCGACGTGGCAAAGTTTCGGGAAACCGCATTGTCGCTATGACTTTTAATCAATTACAAGCTTTAGAAGGCTTTAATAGTTTTACAAAACCATCTTTAAATTCCTTACTGTTAACTGATGAAGAAGGTGAAATTAGCGTAACTCCTTCTTCAACTAAGTTTATTTTTGGTGGTGATGAGGGTGATGAATTACAACGGGTAGAATGCCAATTTGAAATTGAACAAGATGATCATTGGGAACGCTTTATGCGTTTTATGCACCGTTACGCTGAGGCTAATGGGATGGAGTATGGCAGTTCTAATTGAGGGAGATAAGGTAGATAGGCGGTAGAGATAGGTTTTTAAATCATTTAGGATTGATAAATAGAACTTACGCAAGAACTATCTCCCGTTCTTGTCGCTTTTTTGTTATG is drawn from Aulosira sp. FACHB-615 and contains these coding sequences:
- a CDS encoding serine hydrolase — protein: MTESSDKLRAFSRRQPVNGRPRSRKAPKAQPKKVKVPQPQQRPVGREQMLASGAIAMGGVPRPRPGLVMPTAVKPIPRKPAYVPPPYPNTVKVKTVRVQKPPQPKGTKRVSKKTRLKPMARTMLYILRLLIVGVGMGAIVGTVLSALDPATRINSNSPVSSNTNNSSQVQSQSTPNPVAPTSGLYLSQEITPLKNAVQNLAATTPDLTPGIFLVDLDNGGYVDINAAVGFPAASTIKVPILVAFFQDVDAGKIRLDEMLTMQQDMIAGGSGNFQFKPVGTQYSALEVATKMITISDNTATNMLIARLGGIDALNQRFRSWGLTTTVIKNKLPDLQGTNITSPRELGNLMAMLNQGNFVSLRSRDIMLDIMRRTERDNLLPSGLGAGARIYHKTGDIGTMLADTGLVDIPNGKRYIISLMVKRPNNDPRAEKLISSISRITYENLSQSSPANTINNNIPTNTYPSPSISSPVPNTTGMMPISGYQSPIMNPTVPNNIPMTGYQSPAINPQYYPPR
- the psb28 gene encoding photosystem II reaction center protein Psb28 — encoded protein: MTSTPPTIQFFAGIFEELSNVSLRRGKVSGNRIVAMTFNQLQALEGFNSFTKPSLNSLLLTDEEGEISVTPSSTKFIFGGDEGDELQRVECQFEIEQDDHWERFMRFMHRYAEANGMEYGSSN